Proteins from a genomic interval of Musa acuminata AAA Group cultivar baxijiao chromosome BXJ1-9, Cavendish_Baxijiao_AAA, whole genome shotgun sequence:
- the LOC135594300 gene encoding protein NRT1/ PTR FAMILY 7.2-like, with protein MASSDSTSTLPKEKPFGNYSDHKDRMISPVTEDGSVDRMGKPAVKARTGNWTSAVLLLVNYGLVTFAFFGVGVNLVLFLTRVLQQDNADAANNVSKWTGTVYIFSLIGAFMSDSYWGRYLTCSVFQMIYVMGLMLLSLASWLFLVKPSGCGDGQLKCNTPSTLGTVLFYISIYFIAFGNGGYQPSIATFGSDQFDEMDPVERHSKIAFFSYFYLALNVGSLFSNSILVYYEDSGKWVLGFWISAGAAAAALLLFLVGTRRYRHFNPSGNPLTRIIQVFVAATRKWTVDVPSNSDMLYEVQGKESAIVGSRKILHSEDFRFLDKAAVPTGEDMHVQAIKNDPWQLCTVTQVEEVKCVLKMLPIWLCTIIYSVVFTQMASIFVEQGATMNTNVAAFRIPAASMSVFDILSVIIFIFIYRNLLVPVMARISKEPKGISELQRMGVGLVIGMLAMIVAGVVEVERLKRVVVPDEPSSLSIFWQIPQYALIGASEVFMYVGQLEFFNAQAPDGIKSFGSSLCMASISLGNYVSIMLVNIVTSVTSNKNSPGWIPRNLNSGHLDRFYFLLAALTLIDFMAYLVCAKWYRCIKLDNDDRQENLVTAL; from the exons ATGGCTTCTTCAGATTCAACAAGCACCCTTCCAAAG GAAAAGCCTTTTGGAAACTATAGCGACCACAAAGATAGAATGATTTCACCAGTTACTGAGGATGGTTCAGTGGACCGAATGGGGAAACCAGCAGTCAAAGCAAGAACTGGAAATTGGACATCAGCAGTCCTCTTACTAG TTAATTATGGCCTCGTAACCTTTGCATTCTTTGGCGTTGGTGTGAATCTTGTTCTGTTCTTGACGAGAGTTCTACAGCAAGACAATGCTGATGCGGCAAACAATGTGAGCAAATGGACGGGCACGGTATACATATTTTCACTGATAGGGGCATTCATGAGCGACTCTTACTGGGGCCGCTACTTGACTTGCTCTGTCTTCCAGATGATCTATGTGATG GGTTTAATGCTTTTGTCGCTGGCATCATGGCTTTTTCTGGTTAAGCCATCGGGCTGTGGGGATGGCCAACTAAAGTGCAACACGCCATCAACCCTGGGAACTGTGCTCTTTTACATATCGATCTACTTCATCGCCTTTGGAAATGGAGGATACCAGCCATCCATTGCTACATTTGGATCAGACCAGTTTGACGAAATGGATCCCGTCGAAAGGCATTCCAAGATAGCCTTCTTCAGTTATTTCTACTTGGCTCTAAATGTCGGCTCTCTCTTCTCCAACAGCATCTTAGTCTACTACGAAGATTCTGGTAAATGGGTACTTGGCTTTTGGATTTCGGCTGGTGCAGCTGCTGCTGCCCTTCTGCTCTTCCTGGTTGGGACTCGACGTTACAGACATTTCAATCCTTCTGGGAATCCATTGACGAGGATCATCCAGGTCTTTGTTGCTGCTACACGCAAATGGACTGTTGATGTCCCAAGTAACTCGGACATGCTCTATGAAGTCCAGGGAAAGGAGTCCGCAATCGTTGGAAGCAGGAAGATCCTTCATAGCGAGGATTTCAG GTTCCTCGACAAGGCTGCAGTTCCAACTGGTGAAGACATGCATGTGCAGGCCATAAAGAATGACCCATGGCAACTGTGCACAGTGACTCAAGTGGAAGAGGTGAAATGCGTGCTGAAGATGCTCCCCATATGGCTTTGCACCATCATCTACTCGGTGGTGTTCACCCAAATGGCCTCTATTTTCGTGGAGCAAGGCGCCACAATGAACACTAACGTTGCGGCGTTCCGCATCCCAGCCGCGAGCATGTCGGTGTTCGACATCCTTAGCGTCATAATCTTCATCTTTATCTACCGGAATCTGCTGGTTCCCGTGATGGCCAGGATTTCAAAGGAACCCAAGGGGATCAGCGAGCTCCAGCGGATGGGGGTGGGATTGGTCATCGGGATGCTGGCCATGATCGTCGCTGGAGTGGTGGAGGTGGAGAGGCTCAAGCGAGTGGTTGTACCTGATGAGCCAAGCTCGCTCAGTATCTTCTGGCAGATCCCTCAGTACGCGCTGATCGGGGCTTCTGAGGTGTTCATGTACGTCGGGCAGCTGGAGTTCTTCAATGCCCAAGCACCGGATGGGATAAAGAGCTTCGGGAGCTCCCTCTGCATGGCCTCCATCTCGCTTGGGAACTACGTCAGCATCATGCTGGTTAACATCGTCACCAGCGTGACGTCCAATAAAAATAGCCCTGGGTGGATACCGCGGAACCTTAACTCAGGTCACCTGGACAGGTTCTACTTCCTGCTTGCCGCTCTCACTCTGATCGATTTCATGGCCTACTTGGTCTGCGCCAAGTGGTACAGGTGCATCAAGCTTGACAATGACGATCGGCAGGAGAATTTAGTTACCGCACTGTAG